cagcaccacataaaaataaattaatcaattaaataaagatttttaaaatgcttaaaaaaaaacaatgtgcaATTTAAATGTCACAAACAACAAGAATCTGTCAATAAACTTCATTATGTCAACTTAAACAACATTTTCATTCTGGTGGACGCCAGCTACTgatacttaaaattaaatttaagtaggaaaacaaaacaatgtactTTTATGAAATGTCTCAGGATGCCAAAGACAATCTCAGAAAGTTCCACTCCTATTTGTTAACCAAACAAGGCTCAAATTTCAAATCCGTGTTGAACTCAAACCTATACAAATGTCACTGCAAAAACAAATATACTGATGCAACAAATGACATCAGAGCTACATTTACAAGACTATCATTCTTAATCATAAGTCTTCACTTGACAAGCACTGTGTCATCTTCCTCTTTGTAGTCAAGTACTTAGCAAACCTGCAACTAtgagaactaaaaaaattttttaaaaattaactaaatagAACTTTCTAATCTCTCCCTCATTCCTAAGATTTATAGCTCAGTACAGACCTAGATTAGGTACTCTGCTAATTACTACTGTTACTCATTATATCCATTATAAGAGTAATTATTAGTTTTGATAgtattggttatttttaatgATCTAATTATGTGTGTGATTCTTGGGGGGGAGGTTTGCCATTCACTTTACTTGGAGCTCCATGGGGGCAAACATCAGTATTGATCACATCTAACACCTAACAAGACACCTAATAATTATTAGTAGGTTAGTTGACTGAAAGAAAAACTGGTGTATAAAACACAGCAGGTAATGTCTTTGTTACCagatataaaaattatcaatattcatttataatagaagaaaaaaaaatggtaatccCTACTGGGGAACACTGAAtttgttctctatttcattaattcatccaaaaaaaatttaaagcatcacCATTTCTACGTGTCTCTAGTGACTCCTTTGTAGGGTTTCTCGGGTCTTCATCTTTCTCAGGGTTTTCACTGGACTTGGACAGTCGATTTCTTACAGACATCTTCTCTTTATTCACCTTTGCTTTgtctaggaaaagaaaatgtaaaaagctTTAAGCAATGGCTAGAAGAAAAGGTTCTGAATGTTCCCTACACAAAGAAGTAATATATGATTGAAATGATGGATAAGCTATTCAGCCTGATTTGATCACTTCacactgtatacatgtatcaaaatatcagggtatcctataaatatatataattattatgtgccaattaaaaatttttaaatatggggtgatatagctcagtagtacagtgcttgcctagacacacacacacacacacacacacacacacacacacacaccaattaaaaattataaaacagggCTAGCGGACTGCGCGGAGGCGTTGCCCCGCGGAGGGCGGGCACGGGCTCAGCCTTCTTGATCTGCGGGTGGCGACGGTAGCTGAGCGTGCGAGGGAGCCGTTGCTTCTCCTAGTAGCTCTCTTCCAGGCTCCGTCCGGTGGTCGACATGGCCCGTGGAAATCAGCGAGAACTTGCCCgccagaaaaatatgaagaaaacccaggaaattagcaagggaaaaagaaaagaggatagCTTGACTATCTCTCAAAGAAAGCAGAGGGACTCTGAGATCATGCAACAAAAGCAGAAGGCAGCTAATGAGAAGAAGTCTATGCAGACAAGAGAGAAATGACAAATGGCCTTTTGGAAGACCTGGGTGCTACAGCCAACTGGGTGCATCATAAGCTCTAAGACCAAGATTTCTTAAGAGTAAACATTCATTACATATATTATAACTTATCTTTATAAAACTGTCTATTTTAAACTTTACTTTTCAGCCTTAGTGTGATGTTTTAGGACTGTTCTTCAAAGAATAAAGCActaaccatgaaaaaaaaaaattataaaacaatagcTTTGAACTAACTATCTGACTTAAGTGAATTTCACAATAAGAGATGTGACAATTGATGATACGGTCTTCCTTTTGTTTTGCTTAATCACATTTTCTGAGTATAAAATACTGTAACAAACTTGAAGAAATTAGCCTGTATGAACAGGCACtgagtaaatgaaaaattaaaaattaaacagcaaAGTACAGCTACAAATATGCCACAAGGTACAGTATAATTAATAACCAAATACATGGTAAAAACAACAACtcttaagttcaaagtcaggatAGATcagaaaaagacataaaagtcTCACAGAAAAGAAGGTACTTGGGGACTGAGTCTTGAAGGATGAGTACAGAACACTCCGTGTGTGAGAAAGGGTTAAAACGAGAACTTTATAAGCCCTGTTCAGGGGACCACAACTGAGGCAGACTAATAGAGAATGAGAAGCAAGATTCTGTTCAAAATCTACCTTATGGAAACAAAGTCCCTACTGGGTGCTTCGGGTTTTCTCTTTTAACCTTCTTAACAGTTCTGGACAAAAAATGTTATTACCTCCAGTtctcatatgagaaaaaaaagactCAAGTAGTTATTACCGTCAGTGTACTCCACCCCAGCACCAGGACACAACTGAACAAGTTGAGTTACTAGAAAGGCGTACAATAGGAAACTGAAGATACTAGAAACGGAATTTGGTTGGATAGTTTCTGAAGAAAGTCTTAGGAAGCAAGGGTTTACTCTGGCCTAGGTACTGGCAGAAAGCAATGACAATTCTACAATTACTATTCTCTATGATGGGGTTGACACAAACAGATGAAAGCTGTAGAGTACTCCCCCCTTATCTACAAAGGATACAGTCTAAGACCTCCCAGAGAATGTCTGAAATCAGGGATATTACCAAACtactcatattttgtttttttcctctacatacataaagtttaatttataaattaggtatagTAAGAGATTTAACAATAGTAATAACAAAACAGGACAACATACTATAAGAGTTTGCATTTGGGGTCATTAAGTAAAGTAAGGGTTACTAGAACAAAAGTATTGTGATGCTGCTGACAGTggatctgataaccaagatggctaCTCAGTGACTAAGGCTGGTGGGGTAGggggtagcatatacagtatggataccctggaaagagagagaattcaTGTCCAGGCAATAAAGGATGGGATGGCTCAAGATTTCACCAAGATAACAAGAATagtgtgcaatttaaaacttatgaactgTTTATATTTGCAAACTATAGTCAGCTGCAGGTAACTGATACTATAGAAAACAAAACTGTAGACAAGCAGGCACCACTGTTAATTGGTAAAGCAGCAAAATCTTTCACATTAGCCTGGAAAGGAGATGTTCCATCTTTTATAACTTAACAATGTTTAGTTTCCTCTTGTTCAGACAAGATTATGGCATAACCTTGTTTTGTCTTGACCCCTCAGGGTCACCAGATGATCTTGTCTGATGTTGATGTTCAGAGAAATTGTTGGTGTTCAACAGAAGAACACCAAGAGGACTTCGCTATTAAGTGTCAGGTTGGCTCATAGTAACACCAAGGTCTAGCTGAAGTGCCAGGGAAGCTCCAGGATGCTAGGGGCTGCTTTTCTTCTAATTAtagtaacttgcccaagaccacAAAGTCTGTAAGAGAGCCAGATCTGAAGTGGCATTAGTGAGATCAAAACTACAAAtgcaactatttttttaaaaaagttgataACAAAGAAATGTGATAAGGGAAAAGACTAGAAATGAGGAGTCAAACTATGAACACctacaaaattagaatttttaggAAGGTAAAGGGGAGAATTTTGAGCACTAAAAACATAGTCAAACTCAAATTTTAGTAAGATCAGAATAAAGATATAAGATTTACTCTAGAGCAGTGATGAAGTTTGGAAGCCTAAAGCAAGAAGAGGaaaacagccaggcacagtggcacacatctgtaatctcagagactcagaaggctgaggaaggattacaagtttgagggcagcctcagcaacttagtgagaccctatctcaaaaaataaaaagggctggggatgtagctctgtggtaaagcacccctgggtggatccccaataaaaaaaaaaaaaaaaaaaaagatgatgatgaagagaaaaataatgaagtacTCATTACATTATGTttgcatttatttacatttttttggtggtgaagaaggggtgctagagatcaaacccagcaccttgcACACACTAAGACtgccttctaccactgagttacacctcagcccctcattatattatttttaaagtcacatatatttaaattctgcGATCACAGTCTTCCTGAACTTTTATTTAAGATGTCTTTTGTGTatgtaatgataaaatataacaaatgttGAGTTCAGTTGCTTTTTCAACTGTCACTGTTTGGCAACCTAAAAATCTGACAAATCTGTCaaattcccttttaattttttctgaaatCATACAAATGAAACAGAAGGCAGAATAGTGGATGACTATGTCaggaagaaatttcaaaagatttgaTGAAGCGGAACCTAGAAAGATCTGGCCAAGGTTACTAGTAAAGACTTAAAAGTCATCTGTGTCAACATGGTAGAGGAAGCCACAAAGCATCTAACTCTCAAACAGAAAGGAGCAGGGAAGTGAGAACTGAAAACTGAACTCTGATGcagaaatcacaaaagaaaaccaaaacagacataaGGAAAACAAGAGGTTTCAAAAAGGAGGGAGTTTTACAATGGATAATGTGGAATTAACAACAGGCATTCCTGCTGTGGGTagagttcagtgatagagtgcttgccaggTATGTgagaggccctaggtttgatccccagcattgcaaaaaaaactttttaaaaaggtgctCTTTAAAGATATATAGCAaaagattaaaagacaaaaacagtaatataagaaaactgaaaaacaaatgtgAGATTAAAGTCTATTACCAAGCCCTATGAGACAGTACAGCATGGCGCAATGTTTCTCAAATAGAATAATGACAGCTAATTTGGCTATTTATGGGCTTTACATGCatgaagtatataaaatatatatgaggcATCAGTAGGAAGGAACAGCAGTGACAAACCATCAACAAGAGCACTGACTGAACAAGTACCATGCTTCTAAGCCCTTTATATTTTCTCAATCTTTACAACCTTAAATAGATATCTTATTGCTATTTTATCTTATtgctattttaaagatgagaaaaatatagTTTAGGGAGATGATTTAATTTGTTCCAAGTCATATAATTTTCCAACAGTATTGTGGTCTTTCCCAACAGGGTTTCTCCTGAAGCACACATCTGTTAAAATCGCTTCACTGAGTTCCTCTGTGGTTTGCTTTACCACCTGATTATTTGTTAGGCCTGTGGGAAGGAACTACAGGACAGttaacaaaaaacataaaaagacctaaaaaatttttttaatcttaggtACTGGCATATTCCACAGATATCTACTATTTCTGAGTGTGATGGGTTAGAGTGTCGGCAATTAAAAACCAGGTaactgggcgcagtggtgcattcctgtaatcccagcagctcaagaggctaaggcaggagaattgcgagttcaaagccaccctcagcaacttagcaaggccctaagcaactcagcaagagcttgtctctaaataaattattttaaaaagggctggggatgtggctcagtggttaagtaccccttggttcaatccctggtaccaagacaaaacaaaacaaaaccaggcaGATTCATCTACCTAAAAAATGATCTGGAGGGCAGCTTCTTAAAGAAAGTTGATCACAAAGTTGATGGGGAATTTTGAAATCATCAGTATGTCCTAATTCAAATGGAGATAAAAGCAGCTCAGATTTAAAAACTATGGGCTGATGGAAAAACTGAATTTAAGCATTGGTACTTTTAAAAAGGACTATCTAAAAGATAAATCTCAAACTTCAGTATTAGAGGAACTACGATAAACTTGATGGGCAGTGAAGGAATCACAACGAGAAAGtccttaaatatttactgagttttAAACAACAATAATTCTATAACAGCAGAACTGGAATTCACAACAAAGTCTATCAGATCCTTCACCCTACCATCTACCACAGACTGCCTCCAACACACCCTCTGCTCAAGTTTCCTCCACCGACTCTCCTCTCACCCCTCTGCGCTCCACTGCACTCTCCATGGCGTCGTCCTGTCTCCCACATTAAGCCTAAATTTGCCAGATGGGGATGATGTAGTTATTTTCTCCTTGAATTTCCAAAATCTAGTGGGAAGTACCTGGAGTCCACAGGAAAGCATTAGGAGAGGAAGTGAATATATCCATCATGCCACAACCAGAGGAACACCTGCTGGGAGGATGCCCTGCATGACATCTTTACTGTTAACAGCTCCGTACATCCTACCATGGTTCTTAATTGATGGTGGGGGATCCCCTAGACTCCAGAGAGAATCACAATCTACTCCAAACATTTCAATAAGTGAAAAAGACAATTACACTTTTatcacataggaaagttatacaTGCtagctaaaataatattttgctgaATGTTATCTCATATTGATTAGAAATGctagttcaaaaataaaaaactaaaccaAGTTTGATACACAAATGCTGTttaacagacacacacaaaaatattaagcCTGGGTATCCTGTAGAAAAGTAAAACATTACAGGAAACCTTGGTGGTAAGATTAGAAATCATCAATCTACTTTAGAGAAAACCTTATGTCAAAAGCTAAATCATTGAAAGACAGTCCTGCAAAAAGACTAAACCAGGAAAGATTTCAGAAGACCAAGAATttgggctgaggctgtggctcagtggtagagcgctcacctagcatgtgtgaggccctgggttcgatcctcagcaccacatataaataaaataaaggtagtatgTCCACGTACGactacaacaaaatatttaaaaaaaaaaaaaaaaaagaccaagaatttttaaagcactgggattacaggcaagtgccaccacacccagctagttgggtttttgtttttctgttcttttaaacaCAGCACCCAGAGTACTTTTTAAAAGGTTAAGGTAGATTAAGTGAGGTCCTTTCCTAAAACCCTTCAAGCActggattttgttttcatttttttgcagtgctggggttgaattcagggcctcaggcatgctagacaGTGCAGGAGTGCACGAGGGCTCTGCCACAGAGCGACATCCCAGCCCTCTGCTATCTCTGAACAAGCTGAGCGCCCCCACTCCCTCTGGTACCTTCTCTGCCTGAACGTTCCTGAAGAAGCCCCAGAGGCTGCCCTCAGGCTTTCTCCTTCACTTCATTTAAGTTCTCTGCTCAACTGTCCCCTCTCTTCTGGACTTCCTTCTTTGCCCTACCTGAAAGAAACACCCTGAGCCAAGTGTGCTTGGAATCCTAGTCATTTGGAAGACTGgagcagaaggatcccaagttcaaggccagcctcagcaacttagtgaagccctaggCAACTTTGAAAGACCCTATCAGAGCACTTGTGTACAAATACATTATACTATTATTTCCCATCTATCCCACGGGACTATAATCCCCACCATTTTGAAACAAATATCTAGAAGTGTACCTGAAACACACTCTGCACTTCATATAGTTTAATGAACGAATTCATAAATCATTACTGAGTATTTTCATATACAGTGAGAACAAGATTGCCCACCACATGTTCCTGGATCCATCAGTCAAATGCTGGTGTGACTAGAGCCTAATACTCTGTACTTCTTTATAACTTTATGTGCTAAcactaaaaagtaaaacaattatCCAGGTGTGGTAGTACGTGCCTGTATCCCAcctacttggaaggttgaggtaGGCAAATCACTTGAGCTCAGAAGTTCAAGACAGCCAGGGAAACACAGGAAGACCCCAGctcaaaaataaacacacaaacataacATGATTAATGAGTTTGGGATTTAACttgcatgtatatatattaacATGATCTGTTCTAAAGCTTAAGACTTTCATCAACATCAGCCATTCAGGAACCATCTCTACAGTTTGTCTAAAAGACTCTGATGAACTATTGACAGATGTCATGCCCTTTACTCCACTGGAAGATCTATCaaacttgagatttttttttttctcctgaaacaattcaaataattagaataataaatgAGAACTGTTAATAAGTTCTCTTTAGAGAATACCTGTTGTCAGCTAaactctatgaaaaaaaaaaaaatcctttctataGATTGTCTCCTTTATTCCTAACAATAATTTTAGGAGGTGGGTAATCCTGTCctcattttcaaatagaaaaaagtatTGACTGTGAGAGGCATAACTATAACTATAAaagacaacaaaagaagaaagaacgcTTTAAAATTGGAACCAGAACTTAAAAAGAGATAGGACAGGTCTTTTAGTGTAAGACCAAAGGGAATATGTTTTTTAGTTTCCCAATACATCAGCAAAGCAGATGAGAGCTGACATTTACGCCTTACTAACCCGC
This genomic stretch from Sciurus carolinensis chromosome 12, mSciCar1.2, whole genome shotgun sequence harbors:
- the LOC124961746 gene encoding small EDRK-rich factor 1-like — translated: MARGNQRELARQKNMKKTQEISKGKRKEDSLTISQRKQRDSEIMQQKQKAANEKKSMQTREK